GAGGAGTGGAAGATGACCAGAGGATTCATGGATTACTTAGACTCCATAATGAGAAGGGATCCTGCCGCTAGTAGCAGACTGGAGGTGCTGTTATGTTATCCTGGACTACACGCCGTTCTCGCTCACAAGGTCGCCCACAAGCTATGGGTCAAGGGGTTTAAACTACTGGCGAGGCTGATTTCCCACCTGAACAGATTTTTTACAGGAATAGAGATTCACCCCGGCGCGGAAATCGGCTCCAACTTCTTCATTGACCATGGAATGGGAGTGGTGATAGGTGAAACCGCCGTAATCGGGAACAATGTGACCATGTATCAGGGCGTAACCTTGGGAGGGACCAGTATGGAGAAGAGAAAGAGGCATCCCACCGTCGAGGACGATGTGGTGATTGGAGCTGGAGCCAAGGTTTTAGGCAACATCGTGATTGGGGCTGGATCAAAAATCGGCGGTGGATCCGTTGTGGTGGAGTCATGTCCACCTAACTCAATAGTGGTAGGGGTCCCCGGTAGACCTGTTCCCAGAGGGAAGCCTAGGCCCATAATAGATTTAGAGCACGGCGAATTGCCAGACCCAGTTGTAGAAGCGTTGAACAGGCTTAATGAACGCATAATATGCTTGGAGGAGAAGGTTAAAACCTTGGAGAAGGGGTTAAAGCTAGGAGTCCCCAAGGCTTAGGAATTTTTAACGCCTGGCCCATCATGACGAATCGCCTCTTGAATTCTGGATAAAGCCTCATCCATTCGATTCAATGGAATGGTTAACGCAAACCTCAGGTATCCTTCACCATGTTTTCCAAACCCTACGCCAGGGGTGGCTACAACTCCTGCCTCTA
The sequence above is a segment of the Candidatus Bathyarchaeia archaeon genome. Coding sequences within it:
- the cysE gene encoding serine O-acetyltransferase, giving the protein MTRGFMDYLDSIMRRDPAASSRLEVLLCYPGLHAVLAHKVAHKLWVKGFKLLARLISHLNRFFTGIEIHPGAEIGSNFFIDHGMGVVIGETAVIGNNVTMYQGVTLGGTSMEKRKRHPTVEDDVVIGAGAKVLGNIVIGAGSKIGGGSVVVESCPPNSIVVGVPGRPVPRGKPRPIIDLEHGELPDPVVEALNRLNERIICLEEKVKTLEKGLKLGVPKA